In Pseudosulfitobacter pseudonitzschiae, the sequence CCCGTTGCGCACTTGGGTCTCGGCAACCGCCGCCCGCGCAACCCAATGCGACCGGTGGGTGCAATAACCCTCGACCAGATCCATTTCCTTGACCGCATCGGAAAACCGCATCCGCAGTTCGAACCGCTGGTCAGCGGTGACCACATGCACCACGTGTCCGTCCGCCGACAGCCGCAGCACAGCATGGTCCGCATCGTCCGGCAACCGGCGCAGCAGTCGGGCCTCTACGGAGGGCGGCACTTCTGCGGCGGGCATGTGCTTTGGCAGCTTGGACAGGCAGAACCGCAGGATGCTGACCATCACACAGATCGCGAGAATTTTTGCCGCCATTGGCCAAAAGGCAAGCTTTCCAACCCCTCCCATCCTGAACAGAGACTCTGTCCAGACATGCAAGACCGGCGCAAAAATTGCTGTGATGACCACCAGAGTAACGGGTTCGCGTGCAACAAAAGGCAGGTCGCCCAGCCAGCGCGCAGCCAACCTGCGCACAGTGCGTGCCACAGCAATCCCGCCGCAGATCGCCGCGCTCCAATACCCCAGTCTCGTCAGGAAACCGCCATGAAAATAAGTACCGAACGGCCCCGTCATTGCTGCAATGAGCACTATGACAACAACAATCATCGCATAAATGCCGGACTCGGAAGACGCGAGGTACGCCGCCCTTTTGCGCAATATGGAAATGGTATGGCCCACGTGGCAGTCGCCCAACACACTTAATCAAAGATTCACTCTATACGTGTCTCTTTACCGAAAAAGCGCGGATATTCAACAGCTAACGCGATCACACCTCTGCGCGACCAAAGGTGTGGCAACAAGGCCAACGGCGGACAAGGATGCCTCCCCGGCCCGCCACCGGCAAGGGCTTCAGACCGTCAGCCCCTCGGGGGCTGGCAACCCGTTGGCACGGCAGCAGGCGGTGACCGTATTGGCCAACAGGCACGCAATCGTCATCGGGCCCACGCCCCCCGGAACCGGTGTGATCGCCCCGGCCACTTTGGCGCAACTGTCATAATCAACATCACCCACCAACCGCGTGCCCCCCTCGGGCCTGTCGATGCGGTTGATGCCCACGTCGATCACCGTCGCACCGGGTTTGATCCAGCCACCGGGCACCATCTGTGCACGGCCCACTGCAGCCACCACAATATCGGCACGGCGCACCACATCGGGCAGGTCTTTGGTGCGCGAATGGGCAATCGTGACAGTGCAACTGTCACCCAGCAACAACTGCGCCATCGGTTTACCGACAATGTTGCTGCGCCCGATCACCACGGCATCCATGCCCGACAGCGATCCGTGGTGGTCGCGCAACATCATCAAACATCCCAGCGGCGTACAGGGCACCATGCTGTCCTGTCCGGTGCCCAACAGGCCGACATTTGAAATATGAAACCCGTCCACATCCTTGGCGGGGTCAATGCTGTTGATAACCAGATCTTCGTCCAGATGATCAGGAAGCGGCAATTGCACAAGGATTCCATGAATTTCCGGATCGTTGTTCAACTTCTGGATCAACGCCAGAAGATCCGCTTCGGCAGTGTCCACATCCAGCTTATGCTCGACACTTTTCATACCAACCTCAAGGGTCATCTTTCCCTTGGAGCGCACATAGACCTGACTGGCCGGATCTTCACCCACCAGCACGACCGCCAGTCCCGGCGTGATCCCGTGATCATTCTTCAGCGCCGCCACATGGGTGGCCACCTGCCCCCGCACTCTGGCCGCAAAAGCCTTGCCATCAATTACAGTCGCCGCCATCGGAACGTCCTTTTCTTTTGGTCATAAATATCCCCGCCGGAGGCAGGAGCAGCCGCAAGGTTGCGACCGGGCCAAGCGGGGGCTTGATGCCCCCGAGATCCGGCCCTTCGAATTCAGAACAGCCCTTCGATCTGGCCATCCCCGTTCAATATAATCGTTTCAGCCGACGGTCTGCGCGGCAGGCCCGGCATGGTCATGATTTCACCGCAGACCGCCACCACAAAACCGGCCCCCGCGCTCAGCCGCACCTCACGCACCGGCACCGTATGCCCCGTGGGCGCACCGCGCTGCGTTGGATCGGTCGAGAACGAATATTGCGTCTTTGCCATGCAGACCGGAAGGTTGCCATAGCCCTGGTCCTCCCAATCCTTCAACTGGTTCAGAATCTTCTGATTCATCACCGCCTCGTCTGCGCGATATATCTTTTTGCAGATGGTCTGGATTTTTTCGGCCAGCGGCATGTCATCAGGATAGATCGGGGCAAAATTTGCCGTGTCCGCATCGGCAATTTCGGCCACGCGGGTCGCCAGCGCCTCCGAGCCTTCGCTGCCCAGTTCCCAATGCCGCGACAGGATCGCCTCGGCACCCATGCTGGCAACAAAATCCTTGATCGCCTGCACTTCGGCGTCCGTGTCCGTGACAAAATGGTTGATCGCGACGACAACTGGCACACCAAAGGATTTCAGGTTTTCGATATGTCGTCCAAGGTTTGAACACCCTTTTTCAACAGCCTCGACGCTTTCGGTGCCCAGATCGGCCTTGGCCACACCGCCGTTCATCTTCATCGCACGCACCGTGGCCACGCAAACCACCACCGATGGCGCCAGCCCCGCTTTGCGGCACTTGATGTTCATGAACTTCTCGGCCCCCAGATCGGCCCCAAAACCAGCCTCGGTCACCACGTAATCGGCCAGTTTCAGTGCCGTTTTGGTGGCAATGACCGAATTGCAGCCATGCGCGATATTGGCAAAAGGACCGCCATGGACAAAGGCAGGGTTATTCTCGAGCGTTTGCACCAGATTGGGCTGCATCGCGTCTTTCAGCAGCACCGTCATCGCACCATCCGCCTTCAGGTCGCGGGCAAACACCGGCGTGCGGTCGCGCCGGTAGGCCACGATCATGTCACCCAATCGTTTTTGCAGGTCATTCAGATCGTTGGACAGACACAAGATCGCCATGACTTCGGAAGCCACGGTAATGTCAAAGCCCCCCTCGCGCGGGAAACCGTTGGCGACGCCGCCAAGGCTGACGTTGATCTGGCGCAGGGCGCGGTCGTTCATATCCACCACACGCCGCCAGACCACGCGGCGCACGTCGATGTCCAACTCGTTGCCCCAATAAATATGGTTGTCAATCAACGCCGAAAGCAGGGAATGGGCGCTGGTGACGGCATGGAAATCGCCGGTGAAATGCAGGTTCATCTCTTCCATCGGCACGATCTGCGCATAGCCGCCGCCTGCCGCCCCGCCCTTCATGCCAAAGTTCGGACCCAGCGAGGCCTCGCGGATGCAGATGCAGGCATTCTTGCCGATGCGGTTCAGACCGTCGCCCAGCCCCACGGTCGTCGTGGTCTTGCCCTCGCCCGCTGGCGTGGGATTGATCGCGGTCACAAGGATCAGCTTACCATTGGCGCGGTCCTGCACACCGTCGATAAAACTTTGGCTGACCTTTGCCTTGTCGTGGCCATAGGGCAGCAAATCGTCGGGCGGGATGCCCAGAACGGCGCCAATCTCCTGAATTTTCAGTTTGCTGGCCTCGCGTGCAATCTGAATGTCGGTTTTATGGGCCATGAATGTCTCCTCCCGAGCGCGACCACGCAGCGGGTGCTGCGGTATTGCCCTAATGCATACAGGCCGGACCAGCCCCCGCAACGGGGCGTTTCCGACATTTTGCGCACCTGCACCGTCCAGATGCGCCTCAATCGTTTCTTTTCGGAAACCAAAGACCTAGCGGCGGGCCTCGGCCAGATGCTTCCAGACCGGCTGGTCGGGAATATGCAGCACCAATGTGTCACCCACCGCAAAGGAACCTGCACGCTCGACCCAACCTGTCACCCCGCGCAAGTTGCGCGCGGCGGGTTTGAACCGTTTACCGAATCCCGGCATCTGCGTCTCGATCTCGCGGCCTGGCAGGATGCAGGGGCGGTTTTCCATATCCACCACCAGCGTCGCACCGCTTGGCCCCTGCAAGCGTGAAGACGGCGGGATATGGCTGAAATCGGGGATGCCTTCGACGATCATCGACGCACCCAGCAGCGCGGGGTCAATCGCGTCCACGCCCATCTTTTGCGCGATCTGCGCCAGTTCCTCGGCCGACAGAATCGTCACCTGACGTGCATTGCCAATCTCGGTGCCCTTGGGGTGCTGCGATGTCACACGGCTGCATGACGGGCGGGAAAAGCCGCTGTGAACCTCGCCTTCGAAACCCTCCAGCGTGACGGCCACGCTTTCCAGCGGCTCCGAACGTAGGGCCCCTGCAATGCTGCTGTCTGCGGGGTTTGTATTACGCCCCAACCATGTGATGCGGGCGGTGAACGACGTAGGTATAAGCGCGGGCATAAGCGGATGGCCTTTTTGCTGGCGACGGCTGGCGGGTTCGGGCGCAATCTGGCCCGCAAGCGGACAAAAGAAAAGACCCGTCAGTTGCTATTTATCCGCTTGGCATTGTCACGATGATCGCACCGCGATCAGTTGCAACCACCGTATGTTCGTACTGCACCACCGGCGCACGCGGCGCACTGTAAAGCGTCCATCCGTCGTCGCCGTCATCGGCCCACTGGCCGCCAGTGGACAGGAACGGCTCGACCGTCAGTACAAGCCCCTTGTTGATCCGGCGTTTGTCATGGCGATTGGGCCATGTGGCGATCTCTTCGGGGTATTCGTGCAAGGACCGGCCCACGCCGTGACTGGCAAGATTGCGGATCAGCGTATAGCCGCGCCCCGAGGCAAAGCGCCCGATGGCGTTGCCGATGCCTGCCAGCGGCTTGTTGCTGCCCACTTGCGCAATGCCGATCTGCATGGCGCGCCTGCCGTCGCGGCACAGGCGGGTCAGATCACTTTTGACAGGTGGCACCTGAAAGCTTGCGCCTGTATCCGCAAAAAATCCGTTCTTTGATGCCGACACGTCGATGTTAACCAGATCTCCCGCCGCAATGGCTCGCGCAGAAGGGATACCGTGGGCTATTTCTTCGTTCACGCTGATGCAGGTTGTTCCCGGAAAGTCATAGCACGCCTGCGGAGCAGATACGGCCCCCGCGTGCTCAAGAAAGACGCGGCCAATGTCATCCAGTTCACGCGTTGTCATGCCCGGCTCGATCGCCTTTGCCATTGCCTGCAGGGTGTCAGCGACGATCCTGCCGATTGCTTTCAGGCCCTCAAGTTCGCCCTGTTTTGTAATCGTCATCTGTCTGGTTCCTTGATGTCATGTTCTGGCGCAATTCCACGGTCGCCTTACAGCAAAAAGCCCCGCCGGTGCGGGGCCTTAAGTTTTGTTCTGCCTTGCCCTGACCGTCTTGGATCAGGTCGGTTCCGGCTCCATGCCACCCTCGGACGAAGGTGTTTTTTTCTTCGCCTTGGCCTTGGGAATGGCGGTCAGGCTGGGTTTCTCTTCCACAGCGGCAGACCCGCCTTCGTCATCACTACCCGGTACGGGCGGATCACCGTTCATCACACGTTTGATTTCATCACCGGTCAGCGTTTCATATTCCAGCAAACCTTGGGCCAGACGTTCGAATTCAACGTTCTTTTCCTTGATGATCTTGGCCGCCCAGTCATAGCCGTCCTGAATGAACGTGCGCACTTCCTGTTCGACGGTTTCCTTGGTGTTGGCCGAGACCGAGAAGCCTGCGGTTGCACCTTGGTAGCCCTGGGCCGCTTCGGAATAATCGATGTTGCCGACCTTGTCCGACATGCCCCATTGCAGCACCATCGCACGGGCCAGCGCACTGGCCTGCTGAATGTCGCCTGCGGGCCCGTTCGACACCGATTCCTCGCCGTATTTGATGATCTCGGCGGCTTTGCCCGCCATTGTCATCGCCAGACGCTGTTTGCACTCGTCCTTGAACATATTCAGACGGTCCATTTCGGGCAGGCTCATCACCATACCAAGCGCACCGCCGCGCGGAATGATCGTGGCCTTATAGACCGGGTCGCACTTGGGCAGGGTCATCCCCACCAGCGCGTGACCGGCCTCGTGATAGGCGGTCATTTCCTTTTGCTCGGGCGTCATCACCATGCTGCGTCGCTCCGGGCCCATCATGACTTTGTCCTTGGCAGATTCGAAATCGATCATGGTCACGAACCGGCGGCCCACACGGGCGGCCATCAGCGCCGCTTCGTTCACAAGGTTCGCCAGATCCGCACCCGAGAAACCGGGGGTGCCGCGTGCGATGATACGCAGATCGACATCAGGCCCCAGCGGCGTCTTGCGCGCATGAACGTTCAGGATTTTCTCGCGACCTTTGATGTCGGGGTTGGGCACGGTTACCTGACGGTCAAAACGACCCGGACGCAGCAGCGCTGGGTCCAGCACGTCGCGGCGGTTGGTCGCGGCCAGAATGATAACGCCTTCGTTCGCCTCGAAACCGTCCATTTCAACCAGCAACTGGTTCAACGTCTGTTCGCGTTCGTCATTGCCACCGCCATAACCGGCACCACGATGACGACCCACGGCATCGATTTCGTCGATGAACACGATGCAAGGCGCGTTTTTCTTGGCCTGTTCAAACATGTCACGCACACGGCTTGCGCCGACGCCGACGAACATTTCAACAAAGTCCGAACCGGATATGGTGAAGAACGGCACACCCGCCTCGCCCGCAATCGCGCGCGCCAGCAGTGTTTTACCCGTGCCCGGAGGGCCCACCAACAACGCACCTTTAGGAATCTTGCCACCCAAACGGCTGAATTTCTGCGGGTTGCGCAGGAACTCCACGATCTCTTCCAGTTCTTCCTTGGCCTCGTCGATGCCTGCGACATCGTCAAAGGTGACGCGACCCGACTTTTCGGTCAGCATCTTGGCCTTGGACTTGCCAAAGCCCATCGCCCCGCCTTTGCCGCCACCCTGCATCCGGTTCATGAAATAAATCCAGACACCGATCAGCAGCAGGAACGGCAGCAGCGTCATCAGGAATGACTGAAGCCCCGATTGCTGTTGTTGCTCGGCTTTCACCGGCACATTGTTCGAAATCAACAAATTCGTGACCTCGGCGTCTGCCGGTTTGATGGTCACATAGTCGATCTCGCCTTCGCGAAAGCGTACCTGCTCTCCGTCCAGTGTCACGCTGGTGACCTTGCCGGTCTCAACCGACTGAACGAATTCGGAATAGCTGATTTCGCGGCTCTGCAAATTGCTGCCTGTACCGCTGAACAAATTGAACAGCGAAACGATCAATACAAGCAGGACAACCCAGAACGCGATATTGCGTGCATTACCCAAGGATACTCTCCCAAAAATTCTCGGGACCAGATGGCAGTGTGCCATAGTCACCCGCATAAGATAGACATGCTGTCCGTCAGTTCAATGCGATAACAGCATCATCGACGGGATAGAAGTGCGGCAAAAAAGGCATCATGCCCCCCGGTCACCTCGGCAGACCATCCGTCAGCGTCGTCAAAAACCGGTGTCGCCAGTAAAGTCTGCCCCTTCCAGACAGCGGGCATCGACAGCAACGCCCCCCGTGGCAGGTCCAGATCACGCCAATCAGGCCGCTCTGCCAACGCGGCATCGCCCATCGGGCCGACTTGCAGCATCGGGTCGTGCTTTGGTCCCGAAATGCGCCAGCGATTGTCCCACAGGTCTCCGACACTGCAGCGGATGTCGCGCACTGCATTCAGCTCGCGAAAAACCCACAGGAAATCGCCGGAAAATGTCAGCTGACAGCCGTCCAGCGTGGTGGTGCGACCTTCTGCGATGGCGGCCTGCACGGCCGTTATGCCTCCGCGACGGGGCGGATAGTCACCTCCGTTGATCCACAGTATAGCATGAACCAGCAACCTGCGGGAAATTTCCGACGGCAGGGCGTGAAACCGCCCGACATCCAGCCGCACCGCACCCAGATGCACGGCAGCAACCTCGCGGGCTGCCAGAAAGGTTTGCCAGTCCAAAGCCTCGCGGGCCTGGCGCATGTTCCGCGCGACACCGGCCAGTGTCTTGGCCGTCAACCCCAGCGGTTCCAGTTGCGTCAGTGCCCGACGCATTGCCACGCGCGCAAAGCGGGTGTCGTCATTGCTGGGATCATCTGCCCAGACAATATTGTTACGCTTGAGATAGGCACGCAATTCGGCGCGGGTGATGTCCAGCAAGGGACGCACATAGGTTACGCCACCGCGCTGCCGTCGTGGCGCCATTGCCGACAGCCCGTCAACGCCTGCGCCGCGCGCCAGACGCATCATCAGGGTTTCTGCCTGATCATCGGCGGTATGGCCCAACAGGACAATGTCCAGCCCTGCGCCCTCGGCCCAGCGGTCGATCAGATCATAACGAGCGGCGCGGGCGGCGCCCTGCAAGTTACCTGCGCCGCCCCAGCCCTGCCAGTTCTCGACGTGATGCGGCAATTCCAGCGTGGCACACAGGTTGGAAACAAGCGCCAGTTCGTCTTGCACGCCAGACCGCAGGCCATGATTGACGCTGACAACTTGCACCTGAATGCCCCGCGGCTGTGCCACACGAGCGACCAAAGACAGCAAGGCCATCGAATCGCCGCCGCCAGACACAGCGACGCCGATCTTTTCAGGTAGGTTTGGCAGCAGTTGCGCCTCGATGGCTGCAATCAGCGCTGCATCATCCATGATCAGCTGCAGCCAAGGGCGCTCATCTCGGTTTGCGCCCGCGTGGCCGCCTCGGTTTCGCCAAAACGCACCGGAACTTCGCCCAGTGTCACGCAGGCCTCGCCGGATTTGCCCAGTCGGCCCAGAGATACCCCCAACAGCAACAGCGCGTCGGGCGCTGTCTGGCCGGTCTGATCCGCCGAGAAGGACGCAAGATAGGCACGCGCGGCCTCGCGGGTGTCACCCAAGGCTTCCAGCGCCTTGCCGCGGCCCAGTTCGGCAGCGGCGGCTAGCGGACCACCCGGATAGGTCTGATTGAAGGCCGCAAACTGATCTGCGGCGCTGCGAAAGTCACCGGATGCGAGCGCCTCCGACGCCCGCGTAAAATCAGCCTGTTCCTGTGTTGCCAGTTGCGCCTCGTTCTGGGGCGGTGTTGTCACCGGACCGGGCAGCGTCGTGCTGTTGTCGCCCGTATCTCCACCCAGCACCGGCGTATCGCCAAGCGCACCCAGATCGCCGCCCTCAAGTTCGACCAGACGGAATTCAAGGTCGCCGATCCGGTTGGTGCCGTCTTCGATCACGCGGCCCACCCGAAACTCAAGCTGTTCGGTCTTGGCGGTCACGCGCTGAAGCTCGGCTTCGATGGTGTTCAGCCGCTCCAACGTACTGCCCTGACCCACATCCACCGAAGCCGTGCCTGTCGTCGAAAGCTCGCGCCGCAGCTTCTGGATCTCTACGTTCAATATGGTCAGCTCTTGCCGGATATCAGCCAACGTGCTGCCATCTGCCGACTGCGCCATACCCGTGGTTGGCCCCATAAGAACCAGAACCGTTACCAGAACCGCGAAACGCCGCATCACCTTACCCCGTCAATCCACCGGCCAGCACTGTCACAGCACGGCGGTTCTTTGCATAGCATGCTTCGTTGCTGCACACTTCAATTGGCCGTTCCTTGCCGTAGCTGATCGTCCGCAGACGGGCCGAGGGCACGCCCTGACTGACCAGATAGGCACGTGCGGCATCCGCACGACGCGCGCCCAATGCAAGGTTGTATTCGCGTGTGCCCTGTTCGTCGGCGTGGCCTTCGATGATGGCGGTGTAATCGCCGTTCTGGCTCAGCCATGCGGCCTGTCCGTCCAATGTGGCGCGGCCTTCTGCTGTCAGGGTCGACTGATCGACCATAAACAACACGCGGTCACCGACCGCCTGTTGGAAGTATGCCACCGAGGTAGGATCACTTGCACTGCCAGGAACGGCGCCGCCGGCCATGCCGTTGCCCATGCCATTGGCACCATCTGCACCAAAGCGGTCGGGATTTGTACAAGCCGCCAACACCAGCGCGCCCACCAGCATTACGATTTTCGTCGAAAGTTTCATGCTTAAAGCCTTTTGAATTGAGTTCTATGT encodes:
- a CDS encoding LytTR family DNA-binding domain-containing protein: MIVVVIVLIAAMTGPFGTYFHGGFLTRLGYWSAAICGGIAVARTVRRLAARWLGDLPFVAREPVTLVVITAIFAPVLHVWTESLFRMGGVGKLAFWPMAAKILAICVMVSILRFCLSKLPKHMPAAEVPPSVEARLLRRLPDDADHAVLRLSADGHVVHVVTADQRFELRMRFSDAVKEMDLVEGYCTHRSHWVARAAVAETQVRNGRPSLVLTNGDMVPVSRKYQPELEAVGVL
- the folD gene encoding bifunctional methylenetetrahydrofolate dehydrogenase/methenyltetrahydrofolate cyclohydrolase FolD, whose product is MAATVIDGKAFAARVRGQVATHVAALKNDHGITPGLAVVLVGEDPASQVYVRSKGKMTLEVGMKSVEHKLDVDTAEADLLALIQKLNNDPEIHGILVQLPLPDHLDEDLVINSIDPAKDVDGFHISNVGLLGTGQDSMVPCTPLGCLMMLRDHHGSLSGMDAVVIGRSNIVGKPMAQLLLGDSCTVTIAHSRTKDLPDVVRRADIVVAAVGRAQMVPGGWIKPGATVIDVGINRIDRPEGGTRLVGDVDYDSCAKVAGAITPVPGGVGPMTIACLLANTVTACCRANGLPAPEGLTV
- a CDS encoding formate--tetrahydrofolate ligase; protein product: MAHKTDIQIAREASKLKIQEIGAVLGIPPDDLLPYGHDKAKVSQSFIDGVQDRANGKLILVTAINPTPAGEGKTTTTVGLGDGLNRIGKNACICIREASLGPNFGMKGGAAGGGYAQIVPMEEMNLHFTGDFHAVTSAHSLLSALIDNHIYWGNELDIDVRRVVWRRVVDMNDRALRQINVSLGGVANGFPREGGFDITVASEVMAILCLSNDLNDLQKRLGDMIVAYRRDRTPVFARDLKADGAMTVLLKDAMQPNLVQTLENNPAFVHGGPFANIAHGCNSVIATKTALKLADYVVTEAGFGADLGAEKFMNIKCRKAGLAPSVVVCVATVRAMKMNGGVAKADLGTESVEAVEKGCSNLGRHIENLKSFGVPVVVAINHFVTDTDAEVQAIKDFVASMGAEAILSRHWELGSEGSEALATRVAEIADADTANFAPIYPDDMPLAEKIQTICKKIYRADEAVMNQKILNQLKDWEDQGYGNLPVCMAKTQYSFSTDPTQRGAPTGHTVPVREVRLSAGAGFVVAVCGEIMTMPGLPRRPSAETIILNGDGQIEGLF
- a CDS encoding MOSC domain-containing protein, producing the protein MPALIPTSFTARITWLGRNTNPADSSIAGALRSEPLESVAVTLEGFEGEVHSGFSRPSCSRVTSQHPKGTEIGNARQVTILSAEELAQIAQKMGVDAIDPALLGASMIVEGIPDFSHIPPSSRLQGPSGATLVVDMENRPCILPGREIETQMPGFGKRFKPAARNLRGVTGWVERAGSFAVGDTLVLHIPDQPVWKHLAEARR
- the map gene encoding type I methionyl aminopeptidase → MTITKQGELEGLKAIGRIVADTLQAMAKAIEPGMTTRELDDIGRVFLEHAGAVSAPQACYDFPGTTCISVNEEIAHGIPSARAIAAGDLVNIDVSASKNGFFADTGASFQVPPVKSDLTRLCRDGRRAMQIGIAQVGSNKPLAGIGNAIGRFASGRGYTLIRNLASHGVGRSLHEYPEEIATWPNRHDKRRINKGLVLTVEPFLSTGGQWADDGDDGWTLYSAPRAPVVQYEHTVVATDRGAIIVTMPSG
- the ftsH gene encoding ATP-dependent zinc metalloprotease FtsH; amino-acid sequence: MGNARNIAFWVVLLVLIVSLFNLFSGTGSNLQSREISYSEFVQSVETGKVTSVTLDGEQVRFREGEIDYVTIKPADAEVTNLLISNNVPVKAEQQQQSGLQSFLMTLLPFLLLIGVWIYFMNRMQGGGKGGAMGFGKSKAKMLTEKSGRVTFDDVAGIDEAKEELEEIVEFLRNPQKFSRLGGKIPKGALLVGPPGTGKTLLARAIAGEAGVPFFTISGSDFVEMFVGVGASRVRDMFEQAKKNAPCIVFIDEIDAVGRHRGAGYGGGNDEREQTLNQLLVEMDGFEANEGVIILAATNRRDVLDPALLRPGRFDRQVTVPNPDIKGREKILNVHARKTPLGPDVDLRIIARGTPGFSGADLANLVNEAALMAARVGRRFVTMIDFESAKDKVMMGPERRSMVMTPEQKEMTAYHEAGHALVGMTLPKCDPVYKATIIPRGGALGMVMSLPEMDRLNMFKDECKQRLAMTMAGKAAEIIKYGEESVSNGPAGDIQQASALARAMVLQWGMSDKVGNIDYSEAAQGYQGATAGFSVSANTKETVEQEVRTFIQDGYDWAAKIIKEKNVEFERLAQGLLEYETLTGDEIKRVMNGDPPVPGSDDEGGSAAVEEKPSLTAIPKAKAKKKTPSSEGGMEPEPT
- the tilS gene encoding tRNA lysidine(34) synthetase TilS yields the protein MDDAALIAAIEAQLLPNLPEKIGVAVSGGGDSMALLSLVARVAQPRGIQVQVVSVNHGLRSGVQDELALVSNLCATLELPHHVENWQGWGGAGNLQGAARAARYDLIDRWAEGAGLDIVLLGHTADDQAETLMMRLARGAGVDGLSAMAPRRQRGGVTYVRPLLDITRAELRAYLKRNNIVWADDPSNDDTRFARVAMRRALTQLEPLGLTAKTLAGVARNMRQAREALDWQTFLAAREVAAVHLGAVRLDVGRFHALPSEISRRLLVHAILWINGGDYPPRRGGITAVQAAIAEGRTTTLDGCQLTFSGDFLWVFRELNAVRDIRCSVGDLWDNRWRISGPKHDPMLQVGPMGDAALAERPDWRDLDLPRGALLSMPAVWKGQTLLATPVFDDADGWSAEVTGGHDAFFAALLSRR
- the ybgF gene encoding tol-pal system protein YbgF; the protein is MRRFAVLVTVLVLMGPTTGMAQSADGSTLADIRQELTILNVEIQKLRRELSTTGTASVDVGQGSTLERLNTIEAELQRVTAKTEQLEFRVGRVIEDGTNRIGDLEFRLVELEGGDLGALGDTPVLGGDTGDNSTTLPGPVTTPPQNEAQLATQEQADFTRASEALASGDFRSAADQFAAFNQTYPGGPLAAAAELGRGKALEALGDTREAARAYLASFSADQTGQTAPDALLLLGVSLGRLGKSGEACVTLGEVPVRFGETEAATRAQTEMSALGCS
- the pal gene encoding peptidoglycan-associated lipoprotein Pal, coding for MKLSTKIVMLVGALVLAACTNPDRFGADGANGMGNGMAGGAVPGSASDPTSVAYFQQAVGDRVLFMVDQSTLTAEGRATLDGQAAWLSQNGDYTAIIEGHADEQGTREYNLALGARRADAARAYLVSQGVPSARLRTISYGKERPIEVCSNEACYAKNRRAVTVLAGGLTG